The DNA region TCGATTGTCTTCTTGCTGTGGCCAAAACTCGAATAATTTGCTTAAGCTCAAGTAATTTAACGAATCAATTCAAGAACCATAGAGGAAACAAATGCTTACACGATTTGAATGGGTTTGATGACTCCATAGAAAGACTCAATAATTCCAGCTGATCCTCCACGAACCTGTAAAGAGTGAGgaagagattttatttttaaaaaggaaccAAATCGAACAAAGGCTtaatcaagagagagagagtctgaAACCTGCAAGTTGACTGATCCATTGACGGATAAACGTATCGCTTGATGAGAAATCGAAGTCGCAGATTTGATCACAATTCTTCCTTCCACTGGTTCCTGAGTCAATAATTCAAAACCGGAGATTTCAAATTCATAATCGCCATTGATATCGTGATCATAAGAAAGAGATTCGATACATACGGAAGAGCGATAGATACGATTTGATCGAGAAAGTTTGATATTCACCGTCGTCGACGTCGCCATTGAAGCACCGAAGCTAAGCAGAGCAGCGGCTTTTTGTGGTTTTCAACGGCGGAATAAACGAAAACGGCGAGAAGTTCTCTCTGGTACTATTAAAACAGCATAACGTTTATTAAACGGCGAGTAGTTTGGTTACTCAGAGTCTGAAACAGCATGAAGTGCAATtcaattaaattacaaaaagctTTAGAAGAGACGTTACAGGACAACTTTTACAATTTCTTCTCTCTGGTCTTGTCACGGTGATAGTatcagagagagaaagctttaaaccctaatttcatcgGTGAAGAAGATGTGGGACAGAGGGGAGCTAGTTTGGGTAAGCTTAAGCCTTTCAGATACATGGATTCCGGGTCGGATTCTTAATCCATCCGTACCGGTTGGAGTTCTAGTCTCCTTCTTCGGCCTAATTGAGCCGCGCTACGTTCCAAAGCCATGTATTCGAAGCTTCGATCGTAATTTCGAAGCCCTGGTTTCAGATTCATGGAGGTTTCGTCGGTTTGTGAATCGAGCTTTACGAGCTCACTTTTGGAATATCTCGTTTGGGTTATGGTGTCCGTGTCAGCCGCTTATTGAATCGCCGTACTTCGATAGTGGAAACTCTCTACCGTGGTTTCCAAACTCATCTGATTCTTCAGCTTTGTGTTTCGTTCGAGATATGGCCGTTTCGATACAAGTGCCTCTACGGAGATTAGCTAAGACTAATTGTTCGAGCGCTCGGATCCTTAGTTTTCGGCGATATGCTGTTGATTTTAAGCGTTCTGAATCCGTCTATGAGGAAATCAAAGCAAGTAAGTGTGAAAattctcgttttgttttttggggttttgttgttcttttgtgtTACTACTTATGCTTATGCTCAGTTCAATTGGGAAAGAAGACTCATTTGGTGTTGTTCTCTATATGCTTTAGAGCTATTGATACTGTTTCGTTAGTTTAAGAGGAACTTAAAAAAAGCCAGATTCGAGTGTTATATTTATATGCTCTGTAGTCTGTTCAGACCTGATCAAGATGAAATAATTGATTGGCAGATATTTCTGTGATTTGTATTCTTAAATGATTCTGTGAATATGTGTACAGGTGCAAAACTAATGGATCGCTCTGAAGAATCAGATTGGTACCTTGATCCCTCAAACACGATGTACTGCGTGGACCTGGATTATATGTTTCCTGAGACATTGGATGCAGACGTTGAAAGCAGTAGAGATTTGAGTCCATTGCCCAAGGATATCCATTGTTATTCTTCTGACCAGTCTGTTCATAACTCTTATTCTAGCACATGGAATACGAGGAACCCTCGAATTAGCTCTTATTCTAGCACATGGAATACGAGGAACCCTAACTCTTATTCTAGTACCATGCGAGCTTGTGAAACTATGGCTAGGACAGTTgttcatgaagatgatggtcACCAGTCCAGGAGTCGAGGATGTCAAGTTGAGCACAGTGTCTGCTTACTGAATTCAGAACCTGCTGTGGAAGATATGATAGAGGAAGACACCACTAACATTCTTGGATCAAGAGTTGCTGTATCAGAAGAACCTTCTGATGTTATGATTGAAAGTCATGATGACATCATTGGTTTGGTTGATACAACTGTGACATCGGTTAAACAAACAACTAGGACAGCTGTTCATCATGAAGACGATGGTCAGCAGTCCACGAGTAGAGGGTGTCAAGTTGAGCACAGTGTCTGCTTACTGAATTCAGAACCTGCTGTTGAAGATATGATAGAGGAAGACACCACTAATACTGCTCAACCAAGAGTTGCTGTATCAGAAACACCTTCTGATGTTATAATTGAAACACATGACGACATCATCGGTTCGGTTGATAGAACTGGGACATCCGCAAAACAGTCATCACCCTTGCTTGATGCCAGTAACGACAAGGCATATTTGGCAAAGCCTGTTGCTTTTGTTGTTCCGGGAGCCTGTCATTCTCTAGCTTGTTCAATGAGAAAAACATATGCTAACCCAAGAGACAAGCTTGATAGATCTATACTCAGTGCCAAGTCCATGAACGACCAGTCGTTAGATAGGAAGAGTTTGAATGGAACACATGGAAACCGGTCTGACGATGCATTGGAATCGCATATTGTAGAGGTAGGACAGAGTTCGCTACATATTTCAGGCACTTCAAACAAAGAATTCAGTTCTGATGATGCAGGCATTGCACCTGCAGAACAATTACAAGATTTGGATGTTGCAACAATTGTTGAAAGCCAGATGAGATCAGTTGATAATGTCAGATCCATTGGTGTCAAAAGGAAAGCAAGTCGAAACAAAGCATCTGCACGTAACtccaagagaaagaagagagcagCCCAACAATCTATCTCTACTGATAAACCACTGAATCTACACCTGATGAAAGATATGCGGCTGGCTAATCCAAAATGTTTGAAAATGAAGTTATTGAGTAGACATGGGGATATCCCATCCAAATCAGAAGTGTTGAAGAGGTTCAGTGTGTTTGGGAAAATAGATGCTTCAAGAACTGATGTAAGCCCAGAGAAAAGCTCTGCGAAAGTAGTATTCATGCAGAGTATAGATGCAGTGACGGCTTATCAATTTGCTAGGACCAAAAAGTTTAGACTAGGACGGTGTAAAGTTACGTACCGCCTCGACCCTTTTGACGAAGACAATGAAGTAAACGAAGTTCCTTTGTCTCAGGAGCCTCAAAAGTCCGTTCCATCACCAAAATCATGTCTCAAGGAACATGGTTCGGAAGATAAAGAAGAGGGAAAAAGGAATCTGAAGGTGAAATTTCAAATGTAGGCTAACTGATGAATCAGATCTCATCGTAATCTCAGTTGTTTTGTGCATACCTTATGTCTCTCTCACGTTGTAAGTAGCTAAGGTCTACTCCTAACGAAAAACtagcacttttttttttggccctGAAGCTTATGTATAAGTATAAGCAtggcttgttttgttttagagaTAACATAGTTTGTACTCGACTATATAAAATAGCTTTGACGATAAACGTGACTACAAACTACGTTTCCATTTTTCTActtcaaaattgtttttatgtttggaAATTACTtaacgaagagaagaagaaattgtaACAAGTTGAAAGGAAGTAGCACGCTGTAAATCCATAAGCATAAGTTTACAGCAAGGCAGGTGGCTTCCATGTATGGTCTTCTTGATCGATATTGGCTTCGCTAGGTCGTTTGCACTCGCATTTCTTGCAAGCATCGTTTCTCCTAAAGTTCACGAAGTCGCATCTGCAAAATTAACATGAGCCAATGGGAACAAGAATGTTCGGTTTAGGATATGAAGATACCAAATTACTAAATAAGAAATTGAGACAGAAAGTGAGACGCACGAGGGGCATTCCCAATCTCCAGGCTCTGCTAGTGTCTTGTTACGTTGTTCTCGGCACTGTCGACACTGTTTATTGCTAGCAAAGTTCATATATCCACACCTGAAAATATACATACAAAACAGTCTGATCAGTACAGAGCAATCGagcaaaatatataagataccATTGACCTTTACACACTTTCAATCCTTAgcagacagaaaaaaaaatgaacataaaGACTAAGGGGCAAATACAGCTGATGATCTTAAACAAACGCGAAGACATagtagcaaaataaaaatgatactGTAAAGGCTTTGAGAGGTAAGGGAAACTTACCCAGTGCAGTTCCAGTCTCCTTTTTTCATTTCAACAACATTCACCATTGAAGTTTTCTTTGGTCCCTTTGCTTTGCATTTCAGACAGCTCTGGTTTCTTGTGAAGTTTAAGAAACTGCACCTGTGGAGTGAGCAAGGAAATAACCAATGAGGGTGTGATATAAAAGTCTTACACTTTTGATTTCGAGAGAAACTGGTAATTTTTCAGATTTAGACTTACTCAGGACATAGCCAGTCACCTTCCTtgacaacagcagcagcaggtCGTCTGTCAGCGACTTCATTGCACTCTCGGCATCTTTCATTTCTAGCAAAGTTCACAAAGTCGCATCTGTAGAGgaacaaagaagcagaaaccCCCAAAAATTAAGTCAATTTACtgaaaaaaaacactaatatcTCAAACCAGTGTTCTGACAACATTATTGCAACCTGAGATACGATATTATCTAGAAGACAAGAGCTCAGGAAACTAAAAAATGGATTCACAGTGTATAAAGAGTCAGTCCAATTTCTGTAGAAACAAGGCATACAAAGCTAATCATTCAATAGAAATAACTTACTTGGGACAAGCCCAATCTGCACTATAATGAGGTCGATCACGTTGAGAAGGCTCATCGTTCCTCGATTTAAAAGCCACACGTTGAGAAGAAGGCTCATCACTCCTCGATTTAAAAGCCACACGCTGAGAAGGCGGCTCATCATTCCTCGATTTAAAACCCCTCTCTTTTGGAGCCAAAGATTCCTTGGAAGAAGGTTTTGGCAAGGCAGGACTTAGAGGCTTCTCACTAAACTCAACCAACTCTAAAAGAAGTCTTCTTGTAGACTCGTGAATAAGTTCTTTACCAGGTGGAATCTCACCACGAGAGATAACAATCGAATCAAGCGCATTGAACAATAACAAACGCATAACATCAACAGTTCGAGCATCAGCTTCTGTATCCTTAAGTATCACATAAGCTCTATCACACGAGCTACGAAGGTCACAAGAACCACaaacctaaataaaaaaaaaaagtaaacattttCCTTATGGGTTAAGATCTCTCTAACTCAATAACAACTCCATAGCACTAAATGGAACATGTGTACATTACATACATCTCCTTCGTCTAATCGAACATGAGCTCGAATCCTTTTAGATGAATTCACAGTTTTTCTGAAGAGATTAGGGCATCCACGCTCCACAAGAGCTTGCACATCTCCCGATGTTAAGGATCTGCATCAAGAAAGAGTAACAACATCATCAGTCTCAACACTGAAGATCgataaaaattagag from Camelina sativa cultivar DH55 chromosome 3, Cs, whole genome shotgun sequence includes:
- the LOC104777774 gene encoding uncharacterized protein LOC104777774 translates to MWDRGELVWVSLSLSDTWIPGRILNPSVPVGVLVSFFGLIEPRYVPKPCIRSFDRNFEALVSDSWRFRRFVNRALRAHFWNISFGLWCPCQPLIESPYFDSGNSLPWFPNSSDSSALCFVRDMAVSIQVPLRRLAKTNCSSARILSFRRYAVDFKRSESVYEEIKASAKLMDRSEESDWYLDPSNTMYCVDLDYMFPETLDADVESSRDLSPLPKDIHCYSSDQSVHNSYSSTWNTRNPRISSYSSTWNTRNPNSYSSTMRACETMARTVVHEDDGHQSRSRGCQVEHSVCLLNSEPAVEDMIEEDTTNILGSRVAVSEEPSDVMIESHDDIIGLVDTTVTSVKQTTRTAVHHEDDGQQSTSRGCQVEHSVCLLNSEPAVEDMIEEDTTNTAQPRVAVSETPSDVIIETHDDIIGSVDRTGTSAKQSSPLLDASNDKAYLAKPVAFVVPGACHSLACSMRKTYANPRDKLDRSILSAKSMNDQSLDRKSLNGTHGNRSDDALESHIVEVGQSSLHISGTSNKEFSSDDAGIAPAEQLQDLDVATIVESQMRSVDNVRSIGVKRKASRNKASARNSKRKKRAAQQSISTDKPLNLHLMKDMRLANPKCLKMKLLSRHGDIPSKSEVLKRFSVFGKIDASRTDVSPEKSSAKVVFMQSIDAVTAYQFARTKKFRLGRCKVTYRLDPFDEDNEVNEVPLSQEPQKSVPSPKSCLKEHGSEDKEEGKRNLKVKFQM
- the LOC104777773 gene encoding zinc finger protein VAR3, chloroplastic-like: MSSSRIFLVGNTIFRPHKPSFPLSFNRFPSVVSLRYRCLSSDAATAVATTLDSDLSSPPPPPPPPPHPWPEWVTFVDRLKTKGYFTKDTEDDTVYQEMNLVKDACLSFARDRYDVLRSLTSGDVQALVERGCPNLFRKTVNSSKRIRAHVRLDEGDVCGSCDLRSSCDRAYVILKDTEADARTVDVMRLLLFNALDSIVISRGEIPPGKELIHESTRRLLLELVEFSEKPLSPALPKPSSKESLAPKERGFKSRNDEPPSQRVAFKSRSDEPSSQRVAFKSRNDEPSQRDRPHYSADWACPKCDFVNFARNERCRECNEVADRRPAAAVVKEGDWLCPECSFLNFTRNQSCLKCKAKGPKKTSMVNVVEMKKGDWNCTGCGYMNFASNKQCRQCREQRNKTLAEPGDWECPSCDFVNFRRNDACKKCECKRPSEANIDQEDHTWKPPALL